A stretch of Brassica napus cultivar Da-Ae chromosome C6, Da-Ae, whole genome shotgun sequence DNA encodes these proteins:
- the LOC106430389 gene encoding PRA1 family protein G1-like: MLPPENLPITAEERHHSFGEVISLSVQNLIAFVSSQRPWLEFLALGSMDLPTSFSSAVSRSKVNLRHFVVNYSLMTAASITLFLVSNPTALVTVATFAILWLLLCFCRDHPLVLYGRQVSDKVIFFGLIVGSFWGLWLTHCFLSLVLGVLTGVLLCLVHAVLRNPDDLFVQEEEVVVPSNFLHWS, encoded by the coding sequence ATGCTACCACCGGAGAATCTTCCAATCACGGCGGAAGAGAGGCATCATTCTTTCGGTGAGGTTATCTCTCTTTCGGTGCAAAATCTAATTGCGTTTGTTTCTAGTCAACGTCCATGGTTGGAGTTTCTAGCATTAGGTTCTATGGACCTTCCTACCTCTTTCTCTTCCGCCGTCTCGCGCTCAAAAGTCAACCTCCGCCATTTCGTGGTTAACTACTCTCTCATGACCGCGGCTTCGATCACACTCTTCTTGGTTAGTAATCCGACGGCTCTTGTCACCGTTGCCACTTTTGCTATCTTGTGGTTGCTCTTATGCTTTTGTAGGGACCATCCTTTGGTCTTGTACGGTCGACAAGTTAGTGACAAAGTGATCTTCTTTGGATTGATCGTTGGCTCCTTCTGGGGATTGTGGCTCACGCATTGCTTCTTGAGTCTGGTTCTTGGGGTCTTGACAGGTGTCTTGCTTTGTTTGGTACATGCCGTCCTACGTAATCCAGATGACCTCTTTGTACAAGAAGAGGAAGTTGTTGTTCCTTCCAATTTTCTTCATTGGAGCTAA
- the LOC106395812 gene encoding high mobility group B protein 10 — MSTNETLTDSQLQMVPAYGSSSDNMSDGESSRTASYNDLVQNPNLFLDKLRDFLEKIGKTLEFPTVCGESLDLHQLFVAVTKRGGLQMVIKKRKAKEVTEAFNLKKPLTNAAYVVRRIYRRMLLEFEHVYFFGQPLSSFWEREEDVKRLVENGVHDQGIQLGSMIDEWIIDGKFDDGYLVTVKMGSQELKGVLYHSATRETPRRRKKKAKLSHVDSLRPKFRRSGYNFFFAEEHKRLKTAYAGQERSLLKEIGNNWRNLSPSDREIYQGKGAEDMERYKTDMAAYKSFVDSYAAGSVAATDDAVAEAEAEGEGEDEAEAGL, encoded by the exons atgtcgaCCAATGAGACTTTAACTGATTCGCAACTTCAAATGGTTCCCGCCTATGGCTCTTCTTCAGACAACATGAGCGACGGCGAATCCTCTCGTACGGCTTCGTACAATGATCTTGtccaaaaccctaatcttttcTTGGACAAGCTCCGTGATTTTCTCGAAAAAATTGGCAAAACTCTGGA GTTTCCTACTGTGTGCGGAGAGAGTCTGGATCTGCATCAGCTTTTCGTGGCGGTCACAAAACGAGGTGGTCTTCAAATG GTGATCAAGAAGCGTAAGGCCAAAGAAGTGACTGAAGCATTTAACTTGAAGAAACCATTGACCAACGCAGCATATGTTGTAAGGAGGATTTATCGGAGGATGCTCCTTGAATTCGAGCATGTGTATTTCTTTGGACAACCACTTTCTTCATTCTGGGAGAGAG aAGAAGATGTGAAGCGCCTTGTGGAGAACGGTGTACATGACCAAG GTATACAACTTGGCTCCATGATTGATGAATGGATCATCGATGGGAAGTTTGACGACGGCTATCTTGTGACCGTAAAGATGGGATCACAGGAGCTCAAAGGAGTGCTTTACCACTCTGCTACTCGCGAAACTCCTCGAAGACGCAAGAAGAAAGCAAAACTGTCTCATGTGGATTCTTTGCGCCCTAAGTTCCGCAGAAGCGGTTATAACTTCTTCTTCGCCGAGGAACACAAGAGGCTTAAGACTGCGTACGCTGGGCAGGAACGTTCCCTCCTCAAGGAGATCGGGAACAATTGGAGGAACCTCTCTCCATCTGATAGAGAG ATTTATCAAGGAAAAGGGGCTGAGGATATGGAGAGGTACAAGACGGATATGGCTGCGTACAAATCCTTCGTTGATTCTTATGCGGCGGGAAGTGTTGCTGCGACTGATGATGCTGTGGCTGAGGCTGAAGCTGAGGGTGAAGGTGAGGATGAAGCCGAGGCGGGTCTCTAG
- the LOC106396448 gene encoding photosystem I reaction center subunit V, chloroplastic, with amino-acid sequence MATSASALLAPTTFSTVISQKNPNSISFHGLRPLRLGGSSSALPKLSTTSGRRSSSSAVVRAELSPSVVISLSTGLSLFLGRFVFFNFQRENVAKQVPEQNGKTHFEAGDDRAKEYVSLLKSNDPVGFNIVDVLAWGSIGHIVAYYVLATSSNGYDPSFFG; translated from the coding sequence aTGGCGACAAGCGCATCTGCTTTGCTCGCTCCCACAACTTTCTCCACTGTAATCTCTCAGAAAAACCCAAACTCCATCTCCTTCCACGGCCTCCGTCCCCTCCGCCTCGGTggctcctcctctgccttaCCCAAGCTATCCACCACCTCCGGAAGAAGATCTTCCTCCTCCGCCGTCGTGAGAGCCGAGCTCAGCCCATCCGTCGTCATAAGCCTCAGCACCGGTCTCTCCCTCTTCCTAGGCCGGTTCGTCTTCTTCAACTTCCAGAGAGAGAACGTTGCCAAACAGGTGCCGGAGCAGAACGGTAAAACCCACTTCGAAGCAGGAGATGATCGTGCTAAGGAGTACGTAAGCCTCCTGAAGTCGAACGATCCAGTTGGGTTCAACATTGTTGATGTTCTTGCTTGGGGTTCTATTGGTCACATCGTTGCTTACTATGTCTTGGCCACTTCTAGCAATGGCTATGATCCTAGCTTCTTTGGCTGA